A stretch of Tigriopus californicus strain San Diego chromosome 11, Tcal_SD_v2.1, whole genome shotgun sequence DNA encodes these proteins:
- the LOC131889821 gene encoding uncharacterized protein LOC131889821 (The sequence of the model RefSeq protein was modified relative to this genomic sequence to represent the inferred CDS: added 73 bases not found in genome assembly) has translation MKTFVAVLALLPLASLAIPSQPYGHPPPPPHYGGYAEPSYPQPPYGYQPQPAYPQPQYGYEQPKHNCTVEDVSEIAEVCTPSLVTSCEQVEVQVKKIVDGEYCYDVARTVCTESTQTIDNEICTYTYQKKYEDTIGKTVDVSFTKESNVQMVTVCQPGYGHGYQAYGHQYCKEVAQETQYNVPVVTPIDVPVRVGYPEPVKSCVNKPVTIPQIICEVVTEQKCVVQPQVQDAVESFEKCITRLGEPNCQRVELTLPKQRCVELVYGYAHETKKHEEPKYPEPPQYPQPTKYPEPTKYPEPTKYPEPQPPTTEPKYPAKA, from the exons ATGAAG ACATTCGTAGCAGTTTTGGCCCTTCTCCCTTTGGCCTCCTTGGCCATCCCATCCCAGCCTTACGGACATCCTCCCCCACCCCCACATTATGGAGGCTATGCTGAGCCCAGCTATCCTCAGCCTCCATACGGATACCAACCTCAGCCCGCTTACCCGCAGCCTCAGTACGGCTATGAGCAGCCCAAACACAACTGCACAGTTGAGGATGTGTCTGAAATTGCAGAGGTCTGCACACCCTCTCTTGTGACTTCTTGTGAGCAAGTTGAGGTCCAAGTGAAGAAGATCGTCGATGGCGAGTATTGCTACGATGTGGCCCGCACTGTTTGCACTGAATCCACCCAAACCATCGACAACGAGATCTGCACCTACACTTACCAAAAGAAGTACGAGGATACCATTGGCAAGACTGTCGATGTATCCTTCACCAAAGAGAGCAACGTCCAGATGGTGACCGTTTGCCAACCCGGCTATGGACACGGCTACCAAGCTTATGGCCATCAATATTGCAAGGAGGTCGCTCAAGAGACCCAATACAACGTGCCAGTTGTCACTCCCATTGATGTGCCCGTGCGTGTTGGATACCCCGAGCCCGTGAAGTCTTGCGTGAACAAGCCAGTGACCATCCCTCAAATCATTTGCGAGGTCGTGACCGAGCAGAAGTGTGTGGTGCAACCTCAAGTCCAAGATGCCGTCGAGTCTTTTGAGAAGTGCATCACTCGATTGGGTGAGCCCAATTGTCAACGTGTCGAGCTGACCCTGCCCAAACAGCGATGTGTCGAGTTGGTTTACGGCTATGCTCATGAAACCAAAAAGCACGAAGAGCCTAAATACCCCGAGCCTCCTCAATATCCTCAACCCACCAAATACCCAGAGCCCACCAA